In Halorhabdus rudnickae, the following proteins share a genomic window:
- the flaJ gene encoding archaellar assembly protein FlaJ has translation MASEEASTLDLTISGTVASLLDSYRRMGIPIQRYVLSILLPAFVFFLVTIGIAVVAPLPLSIALPFPLLGVLLFGAAVFYPKVQLSQRRQALNNRFHLMVTHMTVLSTTKIDRMEVFRALASEDEYGELATEMGRVVELVDTWNLSLDEACARRAKEVPSEAVSDFFDRLAYTMGAGQSLEDYLLSEQDMIIDNYKTVYEGALGNLEVMKDLYLSMILSMTFALVFAVVLPILTGTNPMMTVSAVIVLFIFIQSGFFVAIRSLSPYDPVWYHPEEVNSPMDRRINLSFAVGVVLTLVLSVISFGGYAGISPITLNMLLPFFDPVPLSMYAVVPISPLLIPGIVIRQEENQIKARDQEFPSFIRALGSTEGAKQSTTGAVLESLRKKDFGPLSENVDNLYKRLNMRIEPAKAWRHFTAESRSYLIQTFSEMYLVGREMGGSPKQLGELISENMNEVLQLRQQRDQETTTLIGVLYGITAASTFAFFIGLQVVNLLSAMSLNLNAGSRMDVGSLINTAVYDIPTIEFLLIIVIVFNALLSSLMIRTTDGGHKLNSYMHFVVLSWLGAIIAIFTKGVVSAVINI, from the coding sequence ATGGCCTCCGAAGAAGCCAGCACGCTCGACCTGACGATCTCCGGGACAGTCGCATCGCTACTGGACTCCTACCGACGGATGGGAATTCCCATCCAGCGGTACGTACTCTCTATCCTGTTGCCCGCCTTTGTCTTCTTTCTCGTCACGATCGGGATCGCGGTGGTCGCGCCACTCCCGCTCTCGATCGCGCTTCCGTTCCCGTTGCTCGGGGTGTTGTTGTTCGGGGCCGCCGTCTTCTATCCGAAGGTGCAACTCTCCCAGCGCCGCCAGGCGTTGAACAACCGGTTTCACCTCATGGTCACGCACATGACGGTGCTCTCGACCACGAAGATCGACCGGATGGAGGTCTTCCGGGCACTCGCTTCCGAAGACGAGTACGGTGAACTCGCGACCGAGATGGGGCGGGTCGTCGAACTGGTCGACACCTGGAACTTGAGTCTCGACGAGGCCTGTGCCCGGCGAGCCAAGGAGGTCCCCAGCGAGGCCGTCTCGGACTTTTTCGATCGCCTGGCCTACACCATGGGTGCCGGCCAGAGCCTGGAGGACTACCTGCTCTCCGAGCAGGACATGATCATCGACAACTACAAGACTGTCTACGAGGGGGCGCTGGGCAACCTCGAAGTGATGAAAGACCTCTATCTGTCGATGATCCTCTCGATGACCTTCGCACTGGTGTTCGCCGTCGTGTTGCCGATCCTGACAGGGACGAACCCGATGATGACTGTCAGCGCTGTCATCGTCCTCTTCATTTTCATCCAGTCCGGGTTCTTCGTCGCGATCCGTTCGCTATCTCCCTACGACCCTGTCTGGTATCATCCCGAAGAGGTCAACTCACCGATGGACCGGCGGATCAATCTGAGCTTCGCCGTTGGAGTCGTACTGACGCTCGTCCTTTCGGTCATCAGTTTCGGCGGGTACGCCGGGATCAGCCCGATCACGCTCAACATGCTCCTGCCGTTTTTCGATCCCGTTCCGCTGTCGATGTACGCGGTCGTCCCAATTTCGCCGCTGCTCATCCCCGGCATCGTGATCCGCCAGGAGGAAAACCAGATCAAGGCGCGCGACCAGGAGTTCCCGAGTTTCATCCGGGCGCTGGGATCGACGGAGGGGGCCAAACAGTCGACGACTGGGGCCGTCCTCGAATCGCTCCGCAAGAAGGACTTTGGACCCCTTTCGGAGAACGTTGACAACCTCTATAAACGGCTGAACATGCGGATCGAACCCGCGAAGGCCTGGCGACACTTCACCGCTGAGTCCCGGTCGTATCTCATCCAGACGTTCAGCGAGATGTACCTCGTGGGTCGCGAGATGGGTGGCAGTCCCAAGCAACTCGGCGAACTCATCAGCGAGAATATGAACGAGGTCCTCCAGTTGCGCCAGCAACGCGACCAGGAGACGACAACGCTTATCGGCGTCCTCTATGGCATCACTGCCGCTTCGACGTTTGCCTTTTTCATCGGCTTGCAGGTCGTCAACCTCCTCTCGGCGATGAGCCTCAATCTGAACGCGGGGAGTCGCATGGACGTCGGGTCGCTCATCAACACTGCTGTCTACGACATCCCGACCATCGAGTTCCTGCTCATCATCGTCATCGTGTTCAACGCCCTGCTGTCCTCGCTGATGATCCGGACGACTGACGGCGGACACAAACTCAACAGCTACATGCACTTCGTCGTCCTCTCGTGGCTTGGGGCGATCATCGCGATCTTCACGAAGGGTGTCGTCTCCGCGGTCATCAATATCTGA
- a CDS encoding DUF5807 family protein: MTDREAFLAGNRPDDVAFFLHEDAVSNPEALDEYAEPVENGLVLVLPGEEGRSAFQSAAGIDPMALAQAAMDTPSEIDRSLVGGTCPVADEAPEDDHHVRLVFAFAEAQNEEVGGIYAEGDVIHAYAACACGQRYSEKWVVEE; the protein is encoded by the coding sequence ATGACCGATCGTGAGGCGTTCTTGGCCGGGAACCGCCCCGACGACGTCGCTTTCTTCCTGCACGAGGACGCGGTATCGAACCCCGAGGCCTTAGACGAGTACGCCGAGCCAGTCGAGAACGGGCTGGTCTTGGTGTTGCCAGGCGAGGAGGGCCGCAGTGCCTTTCAGTCGGCCGCCGGGATCGACCCGATGGCGCTAGCCCAGGCAGCGATGGACACGCCCAGCGAGATCGACCGGAGTCTCGTCGGTGGGACCTGCCCGGTGGCCGACGAGGCGCCCGAAGACGACCATCACGTCAGACTCGTTTTCGCGTTCGCCGAAGCACAGAACGAGGAGGTGGGTGGCATCTACGCCGAGGGCGACGTGATCCACGCCTACGCGGCTTGTGCCTGCGGGCAGCGATACAGCGAGAAGTGGGTCGTAGAGGAGTAA
- a CDS encoding type II/IV secretion system ATPase subunit codes for MTDHGRPKPSDELRQHAARRPHLRDHLQKFKQITGEFPMFVEEADGEYESDRPNILYPVGGPIYTHVYGDIGQDIKYYAIEPELADDERTVFEKVRNRLLEKSVMKPAPSEEAEYDDRIEELLQETTAVKNHDEGGGVLSRFNDITNIGKVEVTEETYENIRYRLNRDIVGLGPLEPVMRDPANEDIHVIGPHECYVDHAVYSLIKTTVDFGEPEEYEQWLRNMGERIGDPVSDNDPIIDSTLPDGSRINIIYSDDVSLKGPSLTIRQGDDVPLSIFQITKWGTLSPELSAYLWLALENEQTVFVVGETASGKTTTLNSIMSFIPRDSKIYTAEDTSEVLPPHDTWQQLLTREGDDEGTDVDMFDLVAAALRSRPDYIIVGEVRGEEGRMAFQAAQTGHPVMLTFHASDIVSMIQRFTGDPINVPETFMDNADIALFQNRVKQGDDVLRRVTSVQEIEGYSKEMDGVVTRQSFYWDPVEDEIVFQGMNNSYVLEEQIATLLGYEDTRDIYDDLQFRANLIERAIQENVLGYHEVNELIENYQRDGLEGLPFDIHRSD; via the coding sequence ATGACAGATCACGGCAGACCCAAACCGTCGGACGAACTCCGCCAACACGCCGCCAGACGCCCCCATCTTCGTGATCACCTCCAGAAGTTCAAGCAGATCACCGGCGAGTTCCCGATGTTCGTCGAAGAGGCTGACGGGGAATACGAGTCCGACCGACCGAATATTCTCTACCCCGTCGGCGGCCCGATCTACACGCACGTCTATGGCGACATCGGTCAGGACATCAAGTATTACGCGATCGAACCGGAACTGGCCGACGACGAGCGCACGGTCTTCGAAAAGGTCCGTAACCGTCTGCTGGAGAAAAGCGTCATGAAACCTGCCCCCAGCGAGGAGGCCGAGTACGACGACCGCATCGAGGAACTTCTTCAGGAGACGACGGCCGTCAAGAATCACGACGAGGGAGGCGGCGTTCTCAGCCGGTTCAACGACATCACCAACATCGGCAAGGTCGAAGTCACCGAAGAGACCTACGAAAACATCCGATACCGGCTCAACCGCGACATCGTCGGGCTCGGTCCACTCGAACCGGTGATGCGCGATCCGGCCAACGAGGACATCCACGTCATCGGTCCACACGAGTGTTACGTCGACCACGCCGTCTACAGCCTCATCAAGACGACCGTCGACTTCGGGGAACCCGAGGAGTACGAGCAGTGGCTGCGCAACATGGGCGAGCGGATCGGTGATCCCGTCTCGGACAACGATCCGATCATCGACTCGACGCTGCCCGACGGATCGCGTATCAACATCATCTACTCGGACGACGTCTCGCTGAAAGGCCCCTCGCTGACTATCCGCCAGGGCGACGACGTTCCCCTGTCGATCTTCCAGATTACCAAGTGGGGAACCCTCTCACCCGAACTGTCTGCGTACCTCTGGCTGGCCCTCGAAAACGAGCAGACGGTGTTCGTCGTCGGGGAGACGGCCTCGGGGAAGACGACGACGCTGAACTCTATCATGTCGTTCATCCCGCGGGACAGCAAGATCTACACCGCAGAGGACACCTCGGAGGTGTTGCCGCCCCACGATACCTGGCAGCAACTCCTCACCCGGGAGGGCGACGACGAGGGGACGGACGTCGACATGTTCGATCTCGTCGCCGCGGCACTACGGTCCCGTCCCGACTACATCATCGTGGGCGAGGTTCGTGGCGAAGAGGGGCGAATGGCCTTCCAGGCCGCCCAGACGGGCCACCCGGTCATGCTGACGTTCCACGCCAGCGACATCGTCTCGATGATTCAGCGCTTCACGGGCGACCCGATCAACGTCCCCGAGACGTTCATGGACAACGCCGACATCGCGCTGTTCCAGAATCGGGTCAAGCAGGGCGACGACGTCCTCCGTCGGGTCACGTCGGTCCAGGAAATCGAGGGCTACTCCAAGGAGATGGACGGGGTCGTCACCCGCCAGAGCTTCTACTGGGACCCCGTCGAAGACGAGATTGTCTTCCAGGGGATGAACAACTCCTACGTTCTGGAAGAACAGATCGCGACGCTACTGGGCTACGAGGATACGCGTGACATCTACGACGACCTGCAGTTCAGGGCGAACCTCATCGAGCGGGCGATCCAGGAGAACGTTCTGGGCTATCACGAAGTCAACGAATTGATCGAGAACTACCAACGGGACGGCCTCGAGGGGCTGCCCTTCGATATCCACCGCTCAGACTGA